The Streptomyces sp. NBC_01689 genome includes a window with the following:
- a CDS encoding galactose oxidase-like domain-containing protein, whose protein sequence is MRDGSRRRRARRLAIGGVAVLALTGMNGPWVYRFGTERYHRYAIDRPAYKAENGHWDIVRFPRRYRLNTIHAALLHTGKVLLIAGSGNNQDNFDAKKFDTRLWDPVKGTVRTIPTPADLFCTGHTQLTDGKLLIAGGTKRYETLEGDVTKAGGLMVVHNENPDRPVTLPAGTRFTGRENGRTFVSKDPVLVPRAKKVFDRSTGAFLRNDPGLGRIYVEAQKSGRRYQTGSQDNYRVRGLTGADARNTYGIAQKLALDKKDFQGIRDAFEFDPVAERYIRVDPMNEARWYPTLTTMSDGKILSLSGLDEIGQLVPGKNEVFDPRTGKWAYTKGVRRFPTYPAISLMQNGKMFYSGSNAGYGPDDVGRTPGIWDVATNRFTALPGLSDPTLMETSGTVLLPPAQDERYLVIGGGGVGESKLSSRKTRLIDLKAGNPRFTDGPELEKGTRYPQSSILPDDTVLVSGGSEDYRGRGASDILQARIYHPRTRTFDRVADPLVGRDYHSGSILLPDGRVMFFGSNPLYADKADTEPGTFEQRIEIYTPPYLHHGARPGLSGGPKTVARGGSATFASPDASSVRAARLIRPSASTHVTDVDQRSIALDFRTTARGITVTVPGNRNLVQSGWYMLFVTDARGTPSEARWIRVP, encoded by the coding sequence ATGAGGGACGGTTCCCGTCGCCGCCGCGCCCGTCGTCTCGCGATCGGCGGGGTGGCGGTACTCGCCCTGACCGGCATGAACGGCCCGTGGGTCTACCGCTTCGGTACGGAGAGGTACCACCGGTACGCGATCGACAGGCCCGCGTACAAGGCCGAGAACGGCCACTGGGACATCGTCCGCTTCCCCAGGCGGTACCGCCTGAACACCATCCACGCGGCCCTGCTGCACACCGGCAAGGTCCTGCTGATCGCCGGGTCGGGCAACAACCAGGACAACTTCGACGCGAAGAAGTTCGACACGCGGCTCTGGGACCCGGTCAAGGGGACCGTCAGGACGATCCCGACGCCGGCCGACCTGTTCTGCACGGGCCACACCCAGCTCACCGACGGCAAGCTGCTGATCGCGGGCGGCACCAAGCGCTACGAGACCCTGGAAGGGGACGTGACCAAGGCCGGCGGACTGATGGTCGTCCACAACGAGAACCCCGACAGGCCGGTCACCCTGCCCGCGGGCACCCGGTTCACCGGCAGGGAGAACGGCAGGACGTTCGTCTCCAAGGACCCGGTACTCGTCCCGCGCGCGAAGAAGGTCTTCGACCGCTCGACCGGCGCGTTCCTGCGCAACGACCCGGGCCTGGGCCGTATCTACGTCGAGGCGCAGAAGAGCGGCCGGCGGTACCAGACGGGCAGCCAGGACAACTACCGGGTCCGGGGCCTGACGGGCGCGGACGCGCGCAACACGTACGGCATCGCCCAGAAACTCGCCCTGGACAAGAAGGACTTCCAGGGGATCCGGGACGCGTTCGAGTTCGATCCGGTGGCCGAGCGGTACATCAGGGTCGACCCCATGAACGAGGCCCGCTGGTACCCGACGCTGACCACGATGAGCGACGGGAAGATCCTCAGTCTCTCCGGCCTGGACGAGATCGGCCAGCTGGTCCCGGGCAAGAACGAGGTCTTCGACCCGCGGACGGGGAAGTGGGCCTACACCAAGGGCGTCCGCCGGTTCCCGACCTATCCGGCGATCAGCCTGATGCAGAACGGCAAGATGTTCTACTCGGGCTCGAACGCGGGCTACGGGCCGGACGACGTGGGCCGCACCCCCGGCATCTGGGACGTGGCGACGAACCGGTTCACCGCACTGCCCGGCCTGAGCGACCCCACCCTGATGGAGACCTCCGGCACGGTGCTGCTGCCGCCCGCCCAGGACGAGCGGTACCTGGTGATCGGCGGCGGCGGGGTCGGCGAGTCGAAGCTCTCCAGCAGGAAGACCCGGCTGATCGACCTGAAGGCCGGGAACCCCCGGTTCACCGACGGCCCCGAGCTGGAGAAGGGCACCCGCTATCCGCAGTCCTCGATCCTGCCCGACGACACGGTCCTGGTGTCCGGCGGCTCCGAGGACTACCGGGGGCGCGGCGCCTCCGACATCCTCCAGGCGCGGATCTACCACCCCCGCACCCGCACCTTCGACCGGGTCGCCGATCCCCTGGTGGGCCGCGACTACCACTCGGGCTCGATCCTGCTGCCCGACGGACGCGTGATGTTCTTCGGCTCCAACCCGCTCTACGCGGACAAGGCCGACACCGAACCCGGCACCTTCGAGCAGCGCATCGAGATCTACACACCGCCGTACCTCCACCACGGCGCGCGGCCCGGCCTGTCCGGCGGCCCGAAGACCGTGGCGCGCGGCGGCTCGGCGACCTTCGCCTCGCCGGACGCCTCGTCCGTGCGGGCGGCCCGGCTGATCCGGCCGAGCGCGTCGACCCATGTCACCGACGTCGACCAGCGCTCCATCGCGCTGGACTTCAGGACGACGGCGAGGGGGATCACGGTGACCGTGCCCGGGAACCGGAATCTGGTGCAGTCCGGCTGGTACATGCTCTTCGTGACGGACGCCCGGGGAACGCCGTCCGAGGCCCGGTGGATCAGGGTCCCCTGA
- a CDS encoding peptidoglycan-binding protein encodes METPVFEEFDPASDCDCPGCARVRRFPTPSALPGPAARTAARKALAIGAAAGAALVALPPVPAVAAAHAPARPGDPPGDEPDTPQGGEAPLHGPAGGPAKPGTGAVAPATTRAAIINRAKKWITAQVPYSMSAYWSDGYRQDCSGYVSMAWDLPGNEWTGSLDTFGVRISRDQLEPGDILLFHNPADPQNGSHVVLFGGWTDYTHTYYIAYEQTRPNTRRQATPYAYWSNSARYVPYRHKGLADGTGGAQPTVPGTKTPYPGRTAFGPGANNAYVTQLGRLLVARGGRRFYTSGPGPRWTNADRRATQAFQLAQGWKGAGADGLPGPLTWSYLVEGKGKDIPPAAGTASTAGTASTASTAGAAGALSTAGTARTARAAGKASTASTAGAAGKASTASTAGAPGRASTAGAVSAVSAVRAVSVTSAASAAPPAVVPGFPGRGTFLPGSHDAYVTLLGRQLVKRGFGAFYTTGPGPDWGESDRRAVEAFQRAQGWRGGAADGFPGPETWRRLFS; translated from the coding sequence ATGGAGACTCCGGTATTCGAGGAATTCGATCCCGCGAGTGACTGCGATTGCCCCGGATGCGCGCGCGTGCGGCGTTTCCCGACCCCTTCCGCGCTCCCGGGGCCGGCCGCCCGGACGGCGGCGCGCAAGGCCCTCGCGATCGGGGCGGCGGCGGGCGCGGCCCTGGTCGCGCTCCCGCCGGTGCCCGCCGTCGCCGCCGCGCACGCACCCGCCCGGCCGGGCGATCCTCCAGGTGACGAGCCCGACACGCCGCAGGGCGGTGAGGCCCCGCTGCACGGTCCGGCCGGCGGCCCGGCGAAGCCGGGGACCGGGGCCGTGGCGCCCGCCACCACCCGTGCGGCGATCATCAACCGGGCGAAGAAATGGATCACCGCGCAGGTGCCCTACAGCATGTCCGCGTACTGGTCGGACGGATACCGGCAGGACTGTTCCGGATACGTCTCGATGGCCTGGGACCTTCCCGGGAACGAATGGACGGGCAGTCTCGACACGTTCGGCGTACGCATTTCCCGCGATCAGCTGGAGCCCGGCGACATTCTCCTCTTCCACAATCCGGCGGACCCCCAGAACGGTTCGCACGTCGTTCTTTTCGGCGGCTGGACCGACTACACGCACACGTATTACATCGCCTACGAACAGACCCGCCCTAACACCCGCCGGCAGGCCACTCCGTACGCGTACTGGAGCAACTCGGCCCGCTATGTGCCCTACCGCCACAAGGGGCTGGCCGACGGCACGGGCGGCGCGCAGCCCACGGTGCCGGGTACCAAGACCCCCTACCCGGGCCGGACCGCCTTCGGCCCCGGCGCGAACAACGCGTACGTCACCCAGCTCGGCCGGCTGCTGGTGGCGCGGGGCGGCCGCCGCTTCTACACCTCGGGCCCCGGGCCGCGCTGGACGAACGCGGACCGGCGGGCCACCCAGGCGTTCCAGCTGGCCCAGGGCTGGAAGGGAGCGGGCGCCGACGGGCTGCCGGGGCCGCTGACCTGGTCGTACCTGGTGGAGGGGAAGGGCAAGGACATCCCGCCCGCGGCGGGGACCGCGAGCACGGCCGGTACGGCGAGTACGGCGAGTACCGCCGGTGCGGCCGGTGCCCTGAGCACCGCCGGTACGGCGAGAACTGCGCGTGCCGCCGGTAAGGCGAGTACCGCGAGTACAGCCGGAGCCGCCGGTAAGGCGAGTACCGCGAGCACAGCTGGAGCCCCCGGTAGGGCGAGTACAGCCGGAGCCGTGAGTGCCGTGAGTGCCGTGAGGGCGGTGAGTGTCACGAGCGCGGCGAGTGCCGCGCCGCCCGCCGTGGTCCCCGGCTTCCCGGGCCGCGGGACGTTCCTGCCCGGGTCGCACGACGCGTACGTCACCCTGCTCGGAAGGCAGCTGGTCAAGAGGGGTTTCGGGGCCTTCTACACGACCGGGCCCGGACCGGACTGGGGCGAGTCGGACCGGCGCGCGGTCGAGGCCTTCCAGCGGGCGCAGGGCTGGCGGGGCGGGGCCGCGGACGGTTTTCCGGGTCCGGAGACCTGGCGGCGGCTCTTCTCGTGA
- a CDS encoding glycosyltransferase family 2 protein translates to MTSTPTGARQDSDASRAARPRVPSQRTGDLDRITKSLPRYDYEHYSRLAGPLTRPDPGRPYKVRYRSLLSQEPHRVRAALMLGAAPLLSLVLLGWLLRPEHWTQRDHPAHDFLPALDTVMLVSIGLIELFRCMNVLSNAHATLVARDPVPVVPETGTRVAFLTSFVPGKEPLAMVTKTLEAAVRLRHRGLLHVWLLDEGDDPDVKEVCRRLGVHHFSRKGVARWNRPTGPHRARTKHGNYNAWLEAHGDTYDFFASVDTDHVPLPNYLERMLGFFRDPDVGFVIGPQVYGNYDNPITKAAESQQFLFHALIQRAGNRYGAPMFVGTSNAVRISALRQIGGLYDSITEDMATGFEMHRHRNPATGRKWRSVYTPDVLAVGEGPNAWTDFFTQQLRWSRGTYETILKQYWKGFYSLPPGKLLNYTMMIIFYPMSALNWILAALSCTLFLGLGASGVNIDPTVWLMLYGNASALQIGLYVWNRRHNVSPHEPEGSGGVAGMIMSALSAPVYARSLTDAVLRRRSGFVVTPKGDSASPDTLFGTFRIHLSFVVVFAGSIVAGLLLGHAHPAMITWACLALLITASPIAAWQWTLRRARRRPPVPPVGTAPPPVPPSGPGLPAAWADDGRTPRVSLGERER, encoded by the coding sequence ATGACGTCGACGCCGACAGGCGCCCGACAGGACTCCGACGCGTCCCGAGCGGCCCGGCCCAGGGTGCCGTCGCAACGGACCGGCGACCTCGACAGGATCACGAAGTCCCTGCCGAGATACGACTACGAGCACTACAGCAGGCTCGCGGGGCCGCTCACACGGCCCGATCCGGGCAGACCGTACAAGGTCCGGTACCGCTCCCTGCTGTCCCAGGAGCCGCACCGGGTACGGGCCGCCCTCATGCTGGGCGCCGCGCCGCTGCTCTCGCTCGTCCTGCTCGGCTGGCTGCTCCGGCCCGAGCACTGGACCCAACGCGACCACCCGGCACACGACTTCCTGCCGGCGCTCGACACCGTGATGCTCGTCTCGATCGGCCTGATCGAGCTCTTCCGGTGCATGAACGTGCTCTCGAACGCGCATGCCACGCTGGTCGCCCGCGACCCGGTCCCGGTGGTGCCCGAGACCGGCACCAGAGTGGCCTTCCTCACCTCCTTCGTGCCCGGCAAGGAGCCGCTCGCCATGGTGACGAAGACCCTGGAGGCCGCCGTCCGGCTGCGTCACCGGGGCCTGCTGCACGTCTGGCTCCTCGACGAGGGCGACGACCCCGACGTGAAGGAGGTCTGCCGGCGGCTGGGCGTGCACCACTTCTCCCGCAAGGGCGTCGCCCGGTGGAACCGGCCCACGGGACCGCACCGGGCGAGGACGAAACACGGCAACTACAACGCCTGGCTGGAGGCGCACGGCGACACCTACGACTTCTTCGCCTCCGTCGACACCGACCACGTGCCGTTGCCCAACTACCTGGAACGGATGCTCGGCTTCTTCCGCGACCCGGACGTCGGCTTCGTGATCGGCCCGCAGGTGTACGGCAACTACGACAACCCCATCACCAAGGCCGCGGAGTCCCAGCAGTTCCTCTTCCACGCGCTGATCCAGCGCGCCGGCAACCGCTACGGCGCCCCGATGTTCGTGGGCACCTCCAACGCCGTACGCATCAGCGCGCTGCGGCAGATCGGCGGACTGTACGACTCGATCACCGAGGACATGGCGACCGGATTCGAGATGCACCGCCACCGCAATCCGGCGACGGGACGCAAGTGGCGCTCGGTGTACACCCCGGACGTGCTCGCGGTCGGCGAGGGCCCGAACGCCTGGACGGACTTCTTCACCCAGCAGCTGCGCTGGTCGCGGGGCACCTACGAGACGATCCTCAAGCAGTACTGGAAGGGCTTCTACTCACTGCCGCCCGGCAAGCTCCTCAACTACACCATGATGATCATCTTCTATCCGATGTCGGCCCTCAACTGGATCCTCGCGGCCCTGAGTTGCACGCTCTTCCTCGGCCTGGGCGCCTCGGGCGTGAACATCGACCCGACGGTCTGGCTGATGCTGTACGGCAACGCCTCCGCGCTGCAGATCGGCCTGTACGTGTGGAACCGCCGGCACAACGTCTCCCCGCACGAACCCGAGGGCTCAGGCGGCGTCGCCGGCATGATCATGTCGGCGCTCTCCGCACCGGTCTACGCCCGCTCGCTGACCGACGCCGTGCTGCGCCGCAGGAGCGGGTTCGTGGTGACCCCCAAGGGCGATTCGGCGAGCCCGGACACGCTGTTCGGGACCTTCCGCATCCATCTGTCCTTCGTCGTGGTCTTCGCCGGATCGATCGTCGCCGGGCTCCTGCTCGGGCACGCCCACCCCGCGATGATCACCTGGGCCTGCCTCGCCCTGCTGATCACGGCCTCGCCGATCGCCGCCTGGCAGTGGACGCTGCGCCGGGCCCGACGCAGGCCCCCGGTCCCGCCCGTGGGGACCGCTCCCCCGCCCGTGCCGCCGTCCGGGCCGGGCCTGCCGGCCGCGTGGGCGGACGACGGCCGGACCCCGCGGGTCTCCCTCGGGGAGCGTGAGCGATGA
- a CDS encoding 2-aminoethylphosphonate ABC transporter permease subunit yields MASAAATAPATASTGARRRIPPWVWALPPVAVLGLVFLYPLALVVQQSFHPDTGGTSAQAYGDVFASTAFREALGTTVWLAAGSTVGCLVLGFLLALVIAFVPFPGGKAVARFIDVFLSFPSFLITLALLFLYGSVGVANGLWTDATGAAEGPFQFLTTPWGVLLAEITYFTPFVMRPLLAAFSGIETAQLEVASSLGARPARIVRQVILPEALPALAAGGSLVLVLCLNEFGIVLFTGAKGVTTLPMLVYSKAILESDYPGACVVAVVDVLISVGLYGLYRVVSRRAGA; encoded by the coding sequence ATGGCTAGCGCCGCGGCCACCGCCCCCGCGACGGCGTCCACCGGGGCCCGCCGCCGGATACCGCCGTGGGTGTGGGCCCTGCCGCCCGTCGCCGTCCTCGGTCTGGTCTTCCTCTACCCCCTCGCCCTCGTCGTCCAGCAGTCCTTCCACCCGGACACGGGCGGCACCTCGGCACAGGCGTACGGCGACGTGTTCGCCTCCACCGCCTTCCGCGAGGCGCTCGGCACCACCGTGTGGCTGGCGGCCGGCTCGACGGTGGGGTGCCTCGTCCTCGGGTTCCTGCTCGCCCTGGTCATCGCGTTCGTGCCGTTCCCCGGCGGGAAGGCCGTCGCCCGGTTCATCGACGTCTTCCTGTCCTTCCCGTCCTTCCTCATCACCCTCGCCCTGCTGTTCCTGTACGGCAGCGTGGGCGTCGCCAACGGACTGTGGACGGACGCGACCGGAGCCGCCGAGGGACCGTTCCAGTTCCTCACCACTCCGTGGGGCGTGCTGCTCGCCGAGATCACGTACTTCACCCCGTTCGTGATGCGGCCGCTGCTCGCCGCGTTCTCGGGGATCGAGACCGCCCAGCTGGAGGTGGCGTCCTCACTGGGGGCGCGGCCCGCGCGGATCGTCCGGCAGGTGATCCTGCCCGAGGCGCTGCCCGCGCTCGCGGCCGGCGGCAGCCTCGTCCTGGTGCTGTGCCTCAACGAGTTCGGGATCGTCCTGTTCACCGGGGCGAAGGGGGTCACGACCCTGCCGATGCTCGTCTACAGCAAGGCGATCCTGGAGTCCGACTACCCGGGAGCCTGTGTCGTCGCCGTCGTCGACGTCCTGATCTCCGTGGGCCTCTACGGCCTGTACCGGGTGGTGAGCCGTCGTGCTGGTGCATAG
- a CDS encoding ABC transporter permease — translation MLVHSRKGKWAVWAVFFLLFLPLFALPLLVVLAASFATNWSSVLPSGFTTGHYAAATRGESLQALTTSLVTALTASVLALVVGTWAALAAHALRRRGARVLDALFMLPVAVPSVVVGLAVLVAFSRPPVLLNGTRWIVVLAHAVLVTAFAHQSVSAAIVRLDPAYEQAAASLGARPSYVLWRVRLPLLLPSLTAAAGLCFALSMGELSATMMLYPPDWTPLPVQIYAATDRGALFTGSALAVVLMTATLLVLFAVSRIRTRATYR, via the coding sequence GTGCTGGTGCATAGCCGCAAGGGGAAGTGGGCCGTCTGGGCCGTGTTCTTCCTGCTCTTCCTGCCCCTGTTCGCGCTGCCGCTCCTCGTCGTGCTGGCGGCCTCCTTCGCCACCAACTGGTCGAGCGTCCTCCCGTCCGGCTTCACGACCGGCCACTACGCGGCGGCCACCCGCGGCGAGTCGCTCCAGGCCCTGACCACCAGCCTGGTCACGGCACTCACCGCGAGCGTCCTCGCGCTGGTCGTCGGCACCTGGGCGGCGCTCGCCGCGCACGCCCTCAGGCGACGGGGCGCGCGCGTCCTCGACGCGCTGTTCATGCTGCCGGTGGCCGTGCCCTCGGTCGTCGTCGGCCTGGCGGTCCTCGTCGCCTTCTCCCGGCCGCCGGTGCTCCTCAACGGCACCCGGTGGATCGTCGTCCTCGCGCACGCCGTCCTCGTCACGGCCTTCGCCCACCAGTCGGTCTCGGCCGCGATCGTGCGCCTCGACCCCGCGTACGAGCAGGCCGCCGCCTCGCTCGGCGCCCGCCCCTCCTACGTGCTGTGGCGGGTGCGGCTGCCGCTGCTGCTGCCCTCGCTGACCGCCGCGGCGGGCCTCTGCTTCGCCCTGTCCATGGGCGAGTTGAGCGCCACCATGATGCTCTACCCGCCGGACTGGACACCGCTTCCCGTCCAGATCTACGCCGCCACGGACCGCGGTGCCCTCTTCACCGGTTCCGCGCTCGCCGTGGTCCTCATGACCGCGACCCTGCTCGTCCTGTTCGCCGTCTCCCGCATCCGCACCCGGGCCACCTACCGCTGA
- a CDS encoding class F sortase yields MPDRERSPGVGRLLTGVAWALLLLGLWLWGREVTDVRLGMSAPTTGDIAAVGRPPEVRMPPPLKPLGDARPQRVDIPSMGIRAPVVARGLDTQGAIDPPPYEQPGVVGWYAAGVQPGSAGTALFVGHVDTETRPAVFYKLSAMRPGQTVRVMRDDGTVAEFTVDDVAVLPRDHFDARQAYGPRQSGRAELRLVTCGGTFDRTRRTYTANVVVSAYLTGKGF; encoded by the coding sequence ATGCCGGACAGGGAACGTTCCCCGGGTGTGGGGCGACTGCTGACGGGCGTCGCCTGGGCGCTGCTGCTGCTCGGGCTGTGGCTGTGGGGCAGAGAGGTGACCGACGTACGGCTCGGGATGTCGGCCCCGACCACCGGAGACATCGCGGCGGTGGGACGGCCGCCGGAGGTGCGGATGCCTCCCCCGCTGAAGCCGCTCGGCGACGCACGGCCGCAACGGGTCGACATCCCCTCGATGGGGATCCGTGCACCGGTCGTCGCCCGCGGGCTCGACACCCAGGGCGCCATCGACCCGCCACCCTACGAACAGCCGGGCGTGGTCGGCTGGTACGCCGCGGGAGTGCAGCCGGGGTCGGCCGGCACCGCGCTGTTCGTGGGACACGTCGACACCGAGACCCGGCCCGCGGTCTTCTACAAGCTCAGCGCGATGCGGCCGGGCCAGACGGTCCGGGTGATGCGCGACGACGGGACGGTCGCCGAGTTCACCGTCGACGACGTCGCGGTCCTCCCGCGCGACCACTTCGACGCCCGGCAGGCCTACGGGCCGCGGCAGTCGGGGCGGGCCGAGCTGAGACTCGTCACCTGCGGAGGCACCTTCGACCGGACCCGCCGTACGTACACCGCGAACGTGGTCGTGTCCGCGTACCTCACCGGCAAGGGCTTCTGA
- a CDS encoding HAD-IIA family hydrolase: MSERKPIESWLTDMDGVLIHEGVPIPGADAFVKRLRESGKPFLVLTNNSIYTARDLHARLRRMGLDVPVENIWTSALATAKFLDDQRPGGTAYVIGEAGLTTALHDIGYVLTDHEPDYVVLGETRTYSFEAMTKAVRLIEGGARFIATNPDETGPSTEGPLPATGAVAALITKATGKQPYFAGKPNPLMMRTGLNAIGAHSETSAMIGDRMDTDVLAGLEAGMETYLVLTGLTTREEIEKYPFRPSRIVDSIADLVDRI; this comes from the coding sequence ATGTCAGAGCGCAAGCCCATCGAGTCGTGGCTCACCGACATGGACGGTGTGCTCATCCACGAGGGTGTGCCGATCCCCGGCGCCGACGCCTTCGTCAAAAGGCTGCGGGAGTCCGGGAAGCCGTTCCTGGTGCTCACCAACAACTCCATCTACACCGCCCGTGACCTGCACGCGCGGCTGCGCCGCATGGGCCTGGACGTCCCGGTCGAGAACATCTGGACCTCCGCCCTGGCCACCGCCAAGTTCCTGGACGACCAGCGGCCCGGCGGCACCGCCTACGTCATCGGCGAGGCGGGCCTGACCACCGCGCTGCACGACATCGGTTACGTACTGACCGACCACGAACCGGACTACGTGGTCCTCGGCGAGACCCGTACCTACTCCTTCGAGGCCATGACCAAGGCGGTCCGGCTGATCGAGGGCGGCGCCCGGTTCATCGCGACCAACCCCGACGAGACCGGCCCGTCCACCGAGGGCCCGCTGCCCGCCACCGGCGCCGTCGCCGCGCTGATCACCAAGGCGACCGGGAAACAGCCGTACTTCGCGGGCAAGCCGAACCCGCTGATGATGCGGACCGGTCTGAACGCCATCGGCGCGCACTCCGAGACCAGCGCGATGATCGGCGACCGCATGGACACCGACGTCCTGGCCGGGCTGGAGGCCGGGATGGAGACCTATCTGGTGCTGACCGGTCTCACCACGCGTGAGGAGATCGAGAAGTACCCGTTCCGGCCCTCCAGGATCGTCGACTCGATCGCGGACCTCGTAGACCGGATCTAA
- a CDS encoding 2-aminoethylphosphonate ABC transporter substrate-binding protein gives MPRDIRLTSLAAVLGALALASTLTACGGDSAASEAKTVTVYSADGLKGENGDGWYDQVFKDFEKQTGIKVEYVEGGSGEMVQRAVREKSNPQADVLVTLPPFIQQADGKGLLQKYAPKDSGQVDGADKASDGTWTSVVNNYFGFVYNKKELKQAPTTWDELLGATYRNKLQYSTPGVAGDGTAVLIKAIHDFGGKDAALAYLKKLQANNVGPSASTGKLAPKVDKGELLVANGDVQMNYAQSKDMPNLGLWFPRATDKATDAAGRPSTFTLPYAAGLVTKAPHTENGRKLLDFMLSAKAQQQVSEIGGGFSARSDVKATDANAIALTKLMDGVEVFEPDWADIDKNLTTYVEDWKSATGS, from the coding sequence ATGCCCAGAGACATCCGCCTCACCTCGCTCGCCGCCGTCCTCGGCGCCCTCGCCCTCGCCTCCACCCTCACCGCCTGCGGCGGCGACTCCGCCGCCTCGGAGGCCAAGACCGTCACCGTCTACAGCGCGGACGGTCTCAAGGGCGAGAACGGCGACGGCTGGTACGACCAGGTCTTCAAGGACTTCGAGAAGCAGACCGGCATCAAGGTCGAGTACGTGGAGGGCGGCTCGGGCGAGATGGTCCAGCGCGCCGTGCGCGAGAAGAGCAACCCCCAGGCCGACGTCCTCGTCACCCTCCCTCCGTTCATCCAGCAGGCCGACGGCAAGGGGCTGCTGCAGAAGTACGCCCCGAAGGACTCCGGCCAGGTCGACGGCGCCGACAAGGCTTCCGACGGCACCTGGACCTCCGTCGTCAACAACTACTTCGGCTTCGTCTACAACAAGAAGGAGCTGAAGCAGGCGCCCACCACCTGGGACGAACTGCTCGGCGCCACGTACAGGAACAAGCTCCAGTACTCCACCCCCGGTGTCGCCGGCGACGGAACCGCCGTGCTCATCAAGGCGATCCACGACTTCGGCGGCAAGGACGCCGCACTCGCCTACCTGAAGAAGCTCCAGGCCAACAACGTCGGCCCGTCCGCCTCCACCGGCAAGCTCGCCCCCAAGGTCGACAAGGGCGAACTGCTGGTCGCCAACGGCGACGTCCAGATGAACTACGCGCAGTCCAAGGACATGCCGAACCTCGGCCTCTGGTTCCCGCGGGCCACCGACAAGGCCACCGACGCCGCCGGCAGGCCAAGCACCTTCACGCTCCCGTACGCCGCCGGTCTCGTCACCAAGGCCCCGCACACCGAGAACGGCAGGAAGCTCCTCGACTTCATGCTGTCCGCCAAGGCCCAGCAGCAGGTCAGCGAGATCGGCGGCGGCTTCTCCGCGCGCTCCGACGTCAAGGCCACCGACGCCAACGCCATCGCGCTGACCAAGCTCATGGACGGCGTCGAGGTCTTCGAGCCCGACTGGGCGGACATCGACAAGAACCTCACCACGTACGTCGAGGACTGGAAGTCCGCCACCGGCAGCTGA
- a CDS encoding glycoside hydrolase family 6 protein: protein MYGGKGARVRASMAVTGALLLLTGCSDAGGGRQRGDGAGAGTTRAGGSAPFWVNPAGNAAEQAAAYARAGRKDDAEQIRKIAGRPTGEWIGPRDPEREARGLTRAAQRAGRAAVLVLYNIPHRDCGRFSRGGAADGAAYRAWIDGVARGIGDRRVTVILEPDAVLHLVDRCTPAGPREERYSLLREAVTRLKSLPGTKVYLDAGNAGWGRPDQIFRPLERAGVGLADGFAVNVSNFYSTRDSVAYGKRLSEKVGGKHFVVDTSRNGNGPYTAGRPDENWCNPPGRALGESPTTRTADPLVDAYLWVKRPGESDGTCKGGPKAGDWWPAYALALAKASR from the coding sequence ATGTACGGCGGCAAGGGGGCCCGGGTGCGGGCGTCCATGGCGGTGACGGGGGCGCTCCTGCTGCTGACGGGATGTTCCGACGCGGGGGGCGGCCGGCAGCGGGGCGACGGTGCGGGCGCCGGGACCACGCGGGCCGGCGGTTCCGCCCCGTTCTGGGTCAACCCGGCGGGCAACGCGGCCGAGCAGGCCGCCGCGTACGCCAGGGCGGGCAGGAAGGACGACGCCGAGCAGATCCGCAAGATCGCCGGGCGGCCGACCGGGGAGTGGATCGGGCCGCGGGACCCGGAGCGGGAGGCGCGCGGCCTCACCCGGGCCGCCCAACGGGCCGGCCGGGCCGCCGTGCTGGTCCTCTACAACATCCCGCACCGCGACTGCGGCCGGTTCTCGCGGGGCGGCGCCGCCGACGGCGCCGCCTACCGGGCGTGGATCGACGGGGTCGCCCGGGGGATCGGCGACCGTCGCGTCACGGTGATCCTGGAGCCGGACGCGGTCCTGCACCTGGTCGACCGGTGCACTCCGGCCGGGCCGCGGGAGGAGCGTTACTCCCTCCTGAGGGAGGCCGTGACCAGGCTCAAGTCCCTGCCGGGCACGAAGGTGTACCTGGACGCGGGCAACGCGGGCTGGGGCCGCCCCGACCAGATCTTCCGGCCGCTCGAACGGGCGGGCGTCGGCCTGGCCGACGGCTTCGCGGTGAACGTCTCCAACTTCTACTCGACCCGGGACTCCGTCGCGTACGGCAAGCGGCTGTCGGAGAAGGTCGGCGGCAAGCACTTCGTCGTCGACACCAGCCGCAACGGCAACGGTCCCTACACGGCCGGCCGGCCCGACGAGAACTGGTGCAACCCACCGGGACGCGCGCTGGGCGAGAGCCCGACGACGAGGACCGCCGATCCGCTCGTCGACGCCTATCTGTGGGTGAAGCGGCCCGGCGAGTCGGACGGCACCTGCAAGGGCGGCCCGAAGGCGGGCGACTGGTGGCCCGCGTACGCGCTCGCGCTCGCGAAGGCCTCGCGGTGA